The genome window GCTGGCTCGTAATGAACCACTGAAAGATATGGCCCGGGTTATGTCCCGTTATGTCGATGGGATGGTAGTCAGAACTTTCGGCCAGGAGATTGTCGATGAGCTGGCCCGTTACTCTACGGTACCGGTGATTAATGCTTTGACTGATTTGCACCATCCCTGCCAGATCTTGAGTGATATTATGACTGTCATCGAGAAAAAAGGCCGGATGCAGGACCTGCATGTCGTCTGGGTCGGAGATGGCAACAATATGGCCAATTCCTGGATCCAGGCAGCGGCCCGCATGGGTTTTGCCTTAACTCTGGCCTGCCCTCAAGGCTATGATCCGGATTCGACGATACTGGTTCAAGCTCAAAAAGATGCGGTAAAGCCAATTACCCTTGTGCGGGATCCTCTGCTGGCGGTTAAAGATGCAGATGCCATTAATGTTGATGTCTGGGCATCGATGGGACAGGAGGCTGAGGCAGAGGAGAGGCTTTCGATCTTTCAGCCCTACCAGGTCAATTCCACGCTCCTTAAGCAGGCCAAACCGGATACCATAATTCTTCATTGTTTGCCGGCTCATCGCGGAGAAGAGATCACCGACGATGTGCTTGAGGGGCAGCAGAGTGTGGCCTGGGACCAAGCTGAAAACAAATTGCATATTCACAAGGCGATCCTGGAAAAGCATCTGCTCGGCTGATCTCTTAACGGCCTTGTTCCATGAAAAATCCCTTTATAACTAACCTTAATTCCCCCTATTCAAATGACAGCACAGATCAATAAAATCGTTCTCGCGTATTCAGGAGGTCTCGATACCTCTGTTATTCTTAAATGGCTTGCTGAGGAATATCAATGCCCGGTTATCGCCTTTGCCGCCGATGTCGGCCAGACTGAGGATTGGGATGCGGTTCGGGCCAAGGGTTTAGCAACTGGCGCTGAAAAGGTAGTGATTTCCGACCTGCGCGAGGAGTTTGTCCGGGATTATGTATTTCCAGCCTTCCGTGCTAATGCCATTTATGAGGGATCGTATCTCTTGGGCACCTCACTTGCCCGCCCGATCATTGCCAAAGAACAGGTGCGGGTGGCGGAGCAGGAGGGGGGTGATGCGGTCAGCCATGGCGCGACTGGCAAGGGGAATGATCAGGTCCGGTTCGAGCTTACTTATATGGCTTTAAATCCCAAGCTTAAGATTATTGCCCCGTGGCGGATCTGGGACTTGAATTCCCGGACAAAACTTATGGCCTATGCTGAAGAACATGCCATCCCGGTGCCGGTAACCAAGGCCAAGCCCTACAGTTCGGACGAGAATCTTTTGCACATCAGCTTTGAGGGCGGCCTCCTGGAAGATCCATGGAATGAGCCCGAGGCCTCGATGTTCAAGTTGTCAGTGGCCCCTGAAGACGCCCCGGACAAGCCGATCTATATCGAAATTGAATACCGGAATGGCAATCCGGTGGCCCTCGACGGCGAGACCTTGAGTCCCGCCTCTATGTTGGCCCGGCTCAACGCCTTGGGTGGAGCCAATGGCATCGGCAGATTGGACATGGTCGAGAACCGTTTTGTCGGGATGAAGTCCCGGGGGGTCTACGAGACACCAGGTGGAACTATCATGCGTATCGCCCATCGTGATTTGGAGACCATCACCCTGGATCGCGAGGTGATGAAGATCCGGGACAGTCTGGTCCCTAGGTACTCTGAATTGATTTACAACGGCTTCTGGTTTTCTCCAGAGATGCGGCTGATGCAGGGCACAATGGATGCCGCACAGGCCACGGTCAGCGGGGTGGTGCGGCTGAAACTCTATAAGGGCAATTGTACTCCGGTGGGGAGAAAGTCGGAGAACTCTCTGTATCAGGAAAGCTTTGCTACCTTTGAGGAAGACGCCGTCTACACCCAGTCTGACGCCGGCGGTTTTATCCGCTTGAACGCCTTGCGATTGAAGATTCAGGCCTTGAAAGCTTTGTGATCTGGGATTGTGTAGAGCATTGCGAACCCCATTATTGCATGACTGAATAATGGTTTGTTGCTAAATTTGTTACTGTTAATTCTGTTAGAGCGCCATTCATGACCGACAATCAATCAAACTCCACCACTGCCCCGGCTAAACTGTGGGGAGGTCGTTTTGCTGAAAAGACCGCTGCCTCGGTGGAAGCCTTTACAGCCTCCATTCATTATGATGCCAGACTTTATCGCCACGATATCCTGGGTAGTCGAGCCCATGCCAAGATGCTGGTCAAGCAGGGGATGATCACTCCAGGAGAGGGGGAGAGCATTCAGCAGGGTCTTTCCGAGATAGAGGCTGAGATTGAAAACGGGACATTTATCTTCCGGCCTGAACTTGAAGATATTCATATGAATATTGAAAAGGCTCTGGTTGAAAAAATCGGGGCGGCTGGTGAGCGACTGCACACGGCCCGCAGCCGTAACGATCAGATTGCTCTCGATATTCGGCTCTATCTGAGGGAGGAGTCCGAGCGGCTGATGATGTTGTTGCTCACTCTGCAACACTCTTTTGTCCGCCTGGCCCGCTGCTATCAGCACACCATCATGCCGGGCTATACCCATCTGCAGCGGGCTCAACCGGTGCTGGTGGCCCATCATCTTCTGGCCTATGTCGAGCAATTTGGCCGTGATCGCGAGCGGTTGGCCGATGGTCTGAAACGGATTAACGTCATGCCCTTAGGCGTTGCAGCCTTAGCTGGCACCGGTTTGCCTATCGATCGTGAGTTTGTGGCAAAAGAGCTGAATTTTCCGGCTATATCCCGCAACAGCATGGATACAGTGGCGGATCGTGATTTTGCCATTGAGTTTCTTTCCGCCTGTACTTTGATCCAACTGCACTTGAGCCGCCTGTCGGAGGAGCTAGTGCTGTGGACTACCGAGGAGTTCTCTTTTGTCCGTTTGGCAGACAGCTTCTGTACCGGCTCCAGCATCATGCCTCAGAAGAAGAATCCGGATATCCCGGAACTGATTCGCGGCAAGACCGGCCGGGTCACCGGCAACCTGATGTGTCTGATCACGCTGGTCAAGGGGTTGCCCATGACCTATAACCGTGACCTTCAGGAAGACAAGGAGCCGATATTCGATACGGTGGATACCGTGAGTGCGAGCGTTGCTATTATGGCCGAACTGCTGTTGCACCTTGAATTTAACGAGGAGCGTTTGCATAGCGCAACGATTGGCGGTTATATGACTGCTACTGATCTGGCCGACTATCTGGTGAAAAAGAATGTGCCCTTCCGTCAGGCCCATGCCATTGTAGGTCGCACGGTGGCCTATGGACTGTCCTCTGGTAAGGAGTTGATCGAGATGAGTCTAGCCGAGCTGCAACAGTTTAGCCCCTTGGTTGAGGACGATGTGTTTGCCGTTCTGTCAGCAGAGGGCTCGGTGAATAGTCGGATCTCTCTTGGGGGTACATCGGGGCAGACCGTGGCTGCTGCTCTGGCGCAGGCCGAGGAAATGCTGGGTCTATGAGGAACAAGGGCGACGGCCGGGTTTGGCGGCTTCTGCTTGCCATTACCCTCTGTCTTACCTGCCTTGGCTGCGGGCGAAAGACGCTGCCGATCCCTCCGCAGGATGCCGTTCCTCTGCCGATTACCGATCTGCGTTATCAGCAGGATGAAAATAATGTAGTTCTGATCTGGAGTTACCCTGAGCAGACCACTGCAGGTTCAGATCTGCCTGGACTTCATTCGTTTTTGGTGCTGCGGGCAGTGGTTCCGAATGAAGAGTATTGCTCCGGCTGTCCGATAACCTTTAGCTCAGCGGTTGAGGTTGAATCGGGTAACGCCATTACTGATGTTAAAAAACGTGAGGCTCGTTATACCGAGACCATTCTCCGGCCGGGGCATCGTTATTTCTACAAGGTGCAGACCAAGGCTGGGTGGCGTCTGGTCAGTGAAGACTCGAACACCGTCAGTTTTGCCTGGGCCGCTCCGGTAGCAGCGCCAGGGGAGCTGATTGCTACAGCAGGTGATGGAAAAATAGAGTTACGCTGGCAGCCGGTGAGTACTTTGGTCGATGGTCAACCCTTTTCTTCGCGGGTTAACTATCAGGTATACCGGTCTTTGACCTCCGACAATTTCCGAACGGTCGGCGACCAGGTGGCCGAAATCTCCTATACGGATTCCGGGTTGAGGAACGGCCAGACCTATTACTATCAGGTTAGAGCGGAGCGTGAGTTAAACGGGACCCGGTTGGTTGGATTGGCCAGCCAGACTGCAGTTCAGACCCCGGCAGATTTTACCGCCCCAGTACCGCCGCGTGGCTTGACCGGAGTGGTAATTGATCAAGGAATTAAGTTGCTGTGGGAACGAAACAGTGAACATGACCTGGCCGGTTACAGAATTTATCGGCGTATGCCTGATGAGAAGAAATTGACCCTGATTGGTGAGGTTGGTCGGGAGGCGATGACCTATGTCGATCATCTGACTGAGGCTTCAGGTGGGTGCTATTGGGCCGTGACCTCTTTTGACACGGCAACACCAGCCAATGAAAGTGTATTTTCCAAGGAGTTGTATCATGAATCATTTTGATTATCGAGACAATGTTCTCCATTGTGAGGACGTGCCGGTGCCGGTGATTGCCGAAGCCGTTGGCACCCCTTTTTATTTGTACAGCGCCGCGACTCTTACCCGGCATTTTCAGGCGATTGATCAGGCCTTTTCCGAGATCCCCCATGTTACCTGTTTTGCGGTTAAGTCGTGTTCTAATGTTGCGATTCTCAATCTTTTCGGAGAGTTGGGTGGTGGAGCTGATATCGTCTCCGGAGGCGAATTGTTTCGGGCCTTGACCGCTGGTGTTGATCCCAACAAGATCGTCTATTCGGGCGTGGGCAAGACCCCGGAGGAACTGCGTTATGCCTTGAATAGTAAAATATTGATGTTCAACGTCGAGTCAGCCCAGGAGCTTGCTGCCCTCCAGGCGGTGGCCGCCGATCTGAATGTCAAGGCCCCCGTGGCGCTTCGCATTAACCCTGATGTTGATCCTAAAACTCATGCGTATATCTCTACTGGACTGGCTAAGAATAAGTTTGGGATGCCGATTGATACGGCGGCTGAGGTCTATGCCGAAGCCATGGCCATGAGCCATATCGAGGTGGTCGGGGTGAGCTGTCATATTGGCTCACAGTTGACCACGGTGGCCCCCTTTGTTGAGTCTATCAATAAGGTGATTGCCTTTATCAAACGGTTGGAGCAGGCTGGGGTTGCTATCCGCTATCTTGACATGGGTGGTGGTTTGGGTATTCGTTATGATCAGGAAGAGCCGCCCCTGCCCACAGAGTATGCCGCTGCGTTAAAAGAGGCGTTGGCAGCAGTGCCGGGCTGTGTCTTGATAATCGAACCGGGACGGGTTATAGTGGGCAACTCCGGGATATTGGTCACCAAGGTCCTATACACTAAGGCCGGGACCAAGCAGTTTATAATTGTTGATGCCGGAATGAATGACTTGGCTCGGCCTAGTCTTTATGGGTCATATCATGGCATCAGGTCGGTTGAGGATCGTGGTCAAGGGGAAGCTGTCGCTGATTTAGTGGGGCCTATCTGTGAGACGGGCGACTTTCTTGCCCGGGAGCGATCACTGCCGGTGGCTGTGGCAGGTGACTTGTTGGCAGTAATGAGCGCTGGGGCTTATGGATTCTCCATGTCCTCCAATTACAACTCCCGTCCTCGGGTAGCAGAGGTCATGGTTCGAGGCGGCGAGTTTCAGGTAATTCGCCAACGGGAAACCTTGGCCAGTCTGATTCGGGGCGAGAGTGTCCCCACCTGGGAGCAGGCAGGGGAATAACTTCAGGTTGATGGAGAATAGCGGTGGATGTGCTTATCCTCCATCTGTTGAGCGAATAGATAACTATCTTAGGTTAGCGGTGATCAGTTACCGGTTTACGGTTAACAGACTCACGGATACCAGTCATTGGTAACAATCACTAACCGTCAACCGACAACCGCAAACCGATAACCTGAGCAGTCTGGATGTGATTCAAGGTGATGACTAACAAATTTACGCATTTCCACTTCCCAATTTCTTTTACTAAGATGAGCGGGACGGGCAACGACTTTATTCTGCTTGATCACCGGCAGCCCTTTCTGGCCCCGGACGAGATGCA of Desulfobulbaceae bacterium contains these proteins:
- the argF gene encoding ornithine carbamoyltransferase — protein: MHLTSLWDYDGAHLAAYIDRALILKKEAKTGVRHQSLAGKIIGLVFEKPSTRTRVSFEAAMYAMGGQVIYLPGRDTQLARNEPLKDMARVMSRYVDGMVVRTFGQEIVDELARYSTVPVINALTDLHHPCQILSDIMTVIEKKGRMQDLHVVWVGDGNNMANSWIQAAARMGFALTLACPQGYDPDSTILVQAQKDAVKPITLVRDPLLAVKDADAINVDVWASMGQEAEAEERLSIFQPYQVNSTLLKQAKPDTIILHCLPAHRGEEITDDVLEGQQSVAWDQAENKLHIHKAILEKHLLG
- a CDS encoding argininosuccinate synthase, with the protein product MTAQINKIVLAYSGGLDTSVILKWLAEEYQCPVIAFAADVGQTEDWDAVRAKGLATGAEKVVISDLREEFVRDYVFPAFRANAIYEGSYLLGTSLARPIIAKEQVRVAEQEGGDAVSHGATGKGNDQVRFELTYMALNPKLKIIAPWRIWDLNSRTKLMAYAEEHAIPVPVTKAKPYSSDENLLHISFEGGLLEDPWNEPEASMFKLSVAPEDAPDKPIYIEIEYRNGNPVALDGETLSPASMLARLNALGGANGIGRLDMVENRFVGMKSRGVYETPGGTIMRIAHRDLETITLDREVMKIRDSLVPRYSELIYNGFWFSPEMRLMQGTMDAAQATVSGVVRLKLYKGNCTPVGRKSENSLYQESFATFEEDAVYTQSDAGGFIRLNALRLKIQALKAL
- the argH gene encoding argininosuccinate lyase produces the protein MTDNQSNSTTAPAKLWGGRFAEKTAASVEAFTASIHYDARLYRHDILGSRAHAKMLVKQGMITPGEGESIQQGLSEIEAEIENGTFIFRPELEDIHMNIEKALVEKIGAAGERLHTARSRNDQIALDIRLYLREESERLMMLLLTLQHSFVRLARCYQHTIMPGYTHLQRAQPVLVAHHLLAYVEQFGRDRERLADGLKRINVMPLGVAALAGTGLPIDREFVAKELNFPAISRNSMDTVADRDFAIEFLSACTLIQLHLSRLSEELVLWTTEEFSFVRLADSFCTGSSIMPQKKNPDIPELIRGKTGRVTGNLMCLITLVKGLPMTYNRDLQEDKEPIFDTVDTVSASVAIMAELLLHLEFNEERLHSATIGGYMTATDLADYLVKKNVPFRQAHAIVGRTVAYGLSSGKELIEMSLAELQQFSPLVEDDVFAVLSAEGSVNSRISLGGTSGQTVAAALAQAEEMLGL
- a CDS encoding fibronectin type III domain-containing protein, which encodes MRNKGDGRVWRLLLAITLCLTCLGCGRKTLPIPPQDAVPLPITDLRYQQDENNVVLIWSYPEQTTAGSDLPGLHSFLVLRAVVPNEEYCSGCPITFSSAVEVESGNAITDVKKREARYTETILRPGHRYFYKVQTKAGWRLVSEDSNTVSFAWAAPVAAPGELIATAGDGKIELRWQPVSTLVDGQPFSSRVNYQVYRSLTSDNFRTVGDQVAEISYTDSGLRNGQTYYYQVRAERELNGTRLVGLASQTAVQTPADFTAPVPPRGLTGVVIDQGIKLLWERNSEHDLAGYRIYRRMPDEKKLTLIGEVGREAMTYVDHLTEASGGCYWAVTSFDTATPANESVFSKELYHESF
- the lysA gene encoding diaminopimelate decarboxylase, which encodes MNHFDYRDNVLHCEDVPVPVIAEAVGTPFYLYSAATLTRHFQAIDQAFSEIPHVTCFAVKSCSNVAILNLFGELGGGADIVSGGELFRALTAGVDPNKIVYSGVGKTPEELRYALNSKILMFNVESAQELAALQAVAADLNVKAPVALRINPDVDPKTHAYISTGLAKNKFGMPIDTAAEVYAEAMAMSHIEVVGVSCHIGSQLTTVAPFVESINKVIAFIKRLEQAGVAIRYLDMGGGLGIRYDQEEPPLPTEYAAALKEALAAVPGCVLIIEPGRVIVGNSGILVTKVLYTKAGTKQFIIVDAGMNDLARPSLYGSYHGIRSVEDRGQGEAVADLVGPICETGDFLARERSLPVAVAGDLLAVMSAGAYGFSMSSNYNSRPRVAEVMVRGGEFQVIRQRETLASLIRGESVPTWEQAGE